In Phyllopteryx taeniolatus isolate TA_2022b chromosome 13, UOR_Ptae_1.2, whole genome shotgun sequence, the following are encoded in one genomic region:
- the uggt1 gene encoding UDP-glucose:glycoprotein glucosyltransferase 1 isoform X2: MIPGSYDAGFGWTMWLLWISLLSPLASVSGGGADSKAVTTTLTAKWADTPLLLEASEFLAEENQEKFWEFVETNQNIDEHNADTDQGYYKLIVQKAGAFLSSMQVNMLKFALSLRAYSATVHSFQQIASNEPPPAGCSAFFSVHGEKTCNPDTLEALLKTASERPKPYLFKGDHKYPGSKSDAPIVILYAELGKADFRELHQAVVDKVGEGLATYVLRHYVANPSTKRVSLSGYGVELAIKNQEYKAKDDTQVQGAEVNATMFRENDPVDEVQGFLFARLKTLYPELKEQLKELRKHLVESTNEMAPLKVWEMQDLSFQTAARILAAPAVDALNVMKDLSQNFPTKARSITKTVVSAEIRKEIAENQKFFKGTLGLHPGDSALFINGLHIDLDSQDIFSVFEVLRSEAQVMEGLRSLLIDTPYIHDILKLNVQPSDSDYAVDIRNPAISWINNLETDHRYSSWPYNVQELLRPTFPGVIRQIRKNFHNLVIIVDPTQENTVELLSVAEMFYSNNIPLRIGLVFVVSDEDTIDGMEDAGVALLRAYNYISDEVDGHNAFEAVISMFNSVPLGERLTVGNVVKVLEKRFPYVEISSVLGADSSYDNNRKDGRAYYEQTGVGPLPVVMYNGIPYQREHLEPDELETVTMQKILETTSFYQRAVYLGELATDHDVVDFIMNQANVVPRINSRVLSTTRTYLDLSDTNNHFVDDYARFSTLDTREKSTAVANSINYMTKKALTTTNRHDDSYIRPVTFWVVGDFDVPSGRRLLYDAIRHMKTSNNVRLGMISNPSAKLSAESSSVTRAVWAAMQTQSANNAKNFITKMAKEETAAAVQKGTDVTEFAVGGMDVSLFKSAYESQKFDFLLSHAAYCRDVLKLKKGQRAVISNGRIIGPLEENEVFNQDDFLLLESIILKTSGERIKSRVEQFGIEEDRASDLVMKVDALLSSQPKGEARIEYGFADDRYSAVKIRPKEGDIYFDVVAVVDPVTRDTQKLAPFLMVLKQLVNVNLRVFMNCQSKLSDMPLKSFYRYVLEAEVAFQADGSFSPGPMAQFLDMPQSPLFTLNLNTPESWMVESVNTRYDLDNIYLEEVENMVAAEYELEHLLLEGHCFDVSSGQPPRGLQFTLGTASEPVIVDTIVMANLGYFQLKANPGAWNLKLRKGRSDEIYKIYSHDGTDSPADSDDIIVVLNNFKSRIIKVKVQKKADKINEELLSDSSAEEDDAGFWKSLTRGFTGSGKTEEAKQDKDDVINIFSVASGHLYERFLRIMMLSVLKNTETPVKFWFLKNYLSPTFKEFIPHMAKKYGFQYELVQYKWPRWLHQQTEKQRIIWGYKILFLDVLFPLAVDKILFVDADQIVRTDLKELRDFDLEGAPYGYTPFCESRREMDGYRFWKSGYWASHLSGRKYHISALYVVDLKKFRKIAAGDRLRGQYQGLSQDPNSLSNLDQDLPNNMIHQVPIKSLPQEWLWCETWCDNASKKNAKTIDLCNNPMTKEPKLQAAVRIVSEWSDYDQEVKRLQTLIQQEVTHKNPTAESSSTDIHTEL; this comes from the exons ATGATTCCAGGAAGCTACGACGCCGGCTTCG GCTGGACGATGTGGCTTCTGTGGATTTCGCTGCTGTCGCCGCTCGCCTCTGTTTCCGGCGGCGGGGCCGACTCCAAAGCAGTTACCACGACCCTCACAGCCAAGTGGGCCGACACACCTCTGCTGCTGGAAgccag TGAGTTCTTGGCAGAGGAGAACCAAGAGAAGTTCTGGGAATTTGTCGAGACCAATCAGAACATAGACGAGCACAATG CTGACACAGACCAGGGCTATTACAAGCTGATAGTGCAGAAAGCGGGCGCCTTTCTCAGCTCCATGCAAGTGAACATGCTAAAGTTCGCCCTGTCCCTCAGAGCCTACTCAGCCACAGTGCACTCCTTCCAGCAG ATTGCGTCCAATGAGCCTCCTCCTGCCGGGTGTTCAGCCTTTTTCAGCGTCCATGGAGAGAAGACATGCAATCCCGACACATTGGAAGCACTCCTGAAAACAGCCTCAGAAAG GCCGAAGCCTTATCTTTTCAAGGGCGACCATAAATATCCAGGATCAAAGTCAGACGCTCCTATCGTCATCCTGTACGCCGAGTTGGGGAAAGCAGATTTCCGGGAGCTTCACCAGGCCGTTGTGGACAAAGTCGGCGAAGGCCTGGCGACTTATGTGCTCCGTCATTATGTTGCT AATCCAAGCACAAAGAGGGTCTCTCTCTCTGGCTATGGGGTGGAGTTGGCCATCAAAAACCAGGAGTACAAGGCGAAGGATGACACACAAGTCCaag GGGCAGAGGTGAACGCCACAATGTTTAGGGAGAATGATCCGGTGGACGAGGTCCAGGGTTTCCTTTTTGCCCGACTCAA GACACTCTACCCAGAACTGAAAGAACAGCTGAAGGAGCTGAGGAAACATTTAGTGGAAAGCACCAATGAAATGGCGCCGCTCAAAGTATGGGAAATGCAAG ACCTCAGCTTCCAGACAGCTGCACGTATCCTGGCTGCTCCCGCTGTGGATGCCCTTAATGTTATGAAGGACCTCAGTCAGAACTTCCCCACCAAGGCCAG GTCCATCACCAAAACGGTAGTCAGCGCTGAAATCCGCAAAGAGATCGCCGAAAACCAGAAG TTCTTCAAAGGAACGCTGGGGTTGCATCCGGGGGACTCTGCCCTGTTCATCAACGGGCTGCACATCGATCTGGACTCACAGGACATCTTCAG TGTGTTTGAGGTTCTGCGCAGCGAGGCGCAGGTGATGGAGGGTCTGCGCTCGCTGCTCATCGACACGCCCTACATCCACGACATCCTCAAGCTCAACGTACAGCCGTCAGACTCCGACTATGCCGTTGACATCCGCAACCCCGCCATCAGT tggATTAACAATTTGGAGACAGACCACCGGTACAGCTCGTGGCCCTACAATGTCCAGGAGCTGCTCAGACCCACCTTCCCCGGTGTGATTAGGCAGATCCGCAAGAACTTCCACAATCTG GTGATCATTGTGGATCCGACTCAGGAGAATACTGTGGAGCTGCTAAGTGTTGCAGAGATGTTCTATTCAAACAACATCCCACTCAG gATCGGCCTAGTATTTGTGGTGTCGGATGAAGACACCATAGATGGAATGGAGGATGCGGGCGTGGCCCTGCTGCGGGCTTACAACTACATCAGCGACGAAGTGGACGGCCACAATGCTTTCGAAGCAGTCATCTCA ATGTTTAATAGCGTCCCTCTTGGTGAACGATTGACCGTCGGCAATGTGGTTAAAGTTCTGGAGAAGAGGTTCCCCTACGTGGAGATCAGCAGCGTCCTGGGAGCCGACTCCAGCTACGACAACAACAGGAAG GACGGGCGGGCATACTATGAGCAGACGGGGGTGGGCCCATTGCCGGTGGTCATGTATAACGGAATTCCGTACCAGCGCGAGCACCTGGAGCCGGACGAATTGGAGACAGTCACCATGCAGAAGATTCTTGAGACCACCTCCTTCTACCAGAGGGCCGTCTACCTG GGCGAGCTGGCGACAGATCACGACGTGGTGGATTTCATCATGAACCAGGCCAACGTCGTCCCTCGCATCAACTCCCGAGTGCTGTCCACCACCAGAACCTATCTGGACCTCTCTGACACCA ACAACCATTTCGTGGACGATTACGCTCGCTTCTCCACTCTGGACACCCGAGAGAAGAGCACGGCCGTGGCTAACAGCATCAATTACATGACCAAGAAAG CGCTGACCACCACCAATCGGCATG ATGATAGCTACATCCGGCCTGTGACTTTCTGGGTGGTGGGAGACTTTGACGTGCCTTCAGGACGCCGCCTCCTTTATGATGCCATCAGACACATG AAAACCAGCAACAACGTGCGTCTCGGCATGATCAGCAACCCGTCGGCGAAGCTGTCGGCAGAGTCGAGCAGCGTGACGCGCGCCGTCTGGGCCGCCATGCAGACGCAGTCCGCCAACAACGCCAAGaacttcatcaccaagatggccaaagaggaaacggCAGCGGCAGTGCAAAAAGGAACCGATGTCACAGAGTTCGCTGTTGGG GGGATGGACGTGTCATTGTTCAAGAGTGCATACGAGAGTCAGAAATTTGACTTCCTGCTCTCCCATGCCGCCTACTGCCGAGACGTGCTGAAACTGAAGAAGGGCCAGAGAGCCGTCATCAGCAACGGAAGA ATCATCGGGCCGCTGGAGGAGAACGAGGTGTTCAACCAGGACGACTTCCTCCTGCTGGAGAGCATCATCCTCAAGACGTCAGGCGAGCGCATCAAAAGCAGAGTGGAGCAATTTGGCATTGAGGAGGACAG GGCCAGCGACCTGGTGATGAAAGTGGACGCTCTGCTCTCGTCTCAGCCCAAAGGAGAGGCGCGCATAGAGTACGGCTTCGCTGACGACCGCTACAG TGCTGTGAAGATCCGTCCCAAGGAGGGAGATATTTACTTTGACGTCGTAGCCGTGGTGGATCCTGTGACGCGAGACACTCAGAAACTGGCTCCTTTCCTGATG GTTCTGAAGCAACTCGTCAACGTCAATCTGCGGGTCTTCATGAACTGCCAGTCCAAATTGTCTGACATGCCTCTGAAGAG TTTTTACCGCTATGTGCTGGAGGCCGAGGTGGCGTTCCAGGCGGACGGCAGCTTCTCTCCCGGCCCAATGGCGCAGTTCCTGGACATGCCTCAGTCGCCGCTCTTCACGCTGAACCTCAACACTCCGGAGAGCTGGATGGTGGAGTCCGTAAACACGCGCTACGACCTGGACAACATCTACCTGGAGGAG GTAGAGAACATGGTAGCGGCAGAGTACGAGCTGGAGCACCTCCTCCTGGAGGGTCACTGTTTTGACGTCAGCTCGGGCCAGCCGCCCCGTGGCCTGCAGTTCACGCTGGGCACTGCCTCCGAGCCCGTCATCGTAGACACCATCGTCATGGCAAACCTC GGTTATTTCCAGCTCAAGGCCAACCCAGGAGCCTGGAACCTGAAGCTGAGGAAAGGAAGATCTGATGAAATTTATAAGATTTACAG tcacGACGGTACAGATTCACCGGCAGACTCTGATGACATCATCGTGGTCCTGAACAACTTTAAGAGCCGAATCATTAAGGTCAAG GTCCAGAAGAAAGCCGACAAGATCAACGAGGAGCTGCTGAGCGACAGCAGCGCCGAGGAGGACGACGCCGGCTTCTGGAAGTCTCTAACCAG AGGCTTCACGGGCAGCGGAAAGACAGAGGAGGCCAAGCAGGATAAAGACGACGTCATCAACATCTTCTCGGTGGCCTCGGGTCACCTGTACGAGCGCTTCCTCAGGATCATGATGCTGTCGGTCCTGAAGAATACCGAGACGCCCGTGAAGTTCTGGTTCCTCAAGAATTACCTGTCGCCAACCTTCAAG GAGTTCATCCCCCACATGGCAAAGAAATACGGCTTTCAGTACGAGCTGGTGCAGTACAAGTGGCCTCGCTGGCTCCACCAGCAGACGGAGAAGCAGAGAATCATCTGGGGCTACAAAATTCTCTTCCTGGACGTCCTGTTCCCACTTGCTGTTGACAAGATCCTCTTTGTGGACGCCGACCAG ATCGTGCGTACTGACCTGAAGGAGCTGCGGGACTTTGACCTGGAGGGGGCGCCGTACGGCTACACGCCTTTCTGCGAGAGCAGACGGGAGATGGACGGATATCGCTTCTGGAAGTCTGGATACTGGGCCAGTCACCTGTCAGGACGCAAGTACCACATCAG CGCCCTCTACGTCGTGGACCTGAAGAAGTTTCGGAAGATCGCAGCAGGGGATCGACTGCGTGGTCAGTACCAGGGTCTCAGCCAGGACCCCAACAGTCTATCCAACCTGGACCAG gATCTTCCCAACAACATGATCCATCAAGTGCCCATAAAGTCTCTGCCTCAGGAGTGGTTGTGGTGTGAGACGTGGTGTGACAATGCCTCCAAGAAAAACGCCAAAACAATAGACCTG TGTAACAACCCAATGACGAAGGAGCCCAAGCTTCAGGCGGCCGTACGGATCGTGTCCGAGTGGAGCGACTACGACCAGGAAGTCAAACGCCTGCAGACGCTCATCCAACAGGAAGTTACACATAAGAACCCCACGGCAGAGTCGTCCAGCACAG ACATCCACACGGAGCTGTGA
- the uggt1 gene encoding UDP-glucose:glycoprotein glucosyltransferase 1 isoform X4: MFNFFMGAGWTMWLLWISLLSPLASVSGGGADSKAVTTTLTAKWADTPLLLEASEFLAEENQEKFWEFVETNQNIDEHNADTDQGYYKLIVQKAGAFLSSMQVNMLKFALSLRAYSATVHSFQQIASNEPPPAGCSAFFSVHGEKTCNPDTLEALLKTASERPKPYLFKGDHKYPGSKSDAPIVILYAELGKADFRELHQAVVDKVGEGLATYVLRHYVANPSTKRVSLSGYGVELAIKNQEYKAKDDTQVQGAEVNATMFRENDPVDEVQGFLFARLKTLYPELKEQLKELRKHLVESTNEMAPLKVWEMQDLSFQTAARILAAPAVDALNVMKDLSQNFPTKARSITKTVVSAEIRKEIAENQKFFKGTLGLHPGDSALFINGLHIDLDSQDIFSVFEVLRSEAQVMEGLRSLLIDTPYIHDILKLNVQPSDSDYAVDIRNPAISWINNLETDHRYSSWPYNVQELLRPTFPGVIRQIRKNFHNLVIIVDPTQENTVELLSVAEMFYSNNIPLRIGLVFVVSDEDTIDGMEDAGVALLRAYNYISDEVDGHNAFEAVISMFNSVPLGERLTVGNVVKVLEKRFPYVEISSVLGADSSYDNNRKDGRAYYEQTGVGPLPVVMYNGIPYQREHLEPDELETVTMQKILETTSFYQRAVYLGELATDHDVVDFIMNQANVVPRINSRVLSTTRTYLDLSDTNNHFVDDYARFSTLDTREKSTAVANSINYMTKKALTTTNRHDDSYIRPVTFWVVGDFDVPSGRRLLYDAIRHMKTSNNVRLGMISNPSAKLSAESSSVTRAVWAAMQTQSANNAKNFITKMAKEETAAAVQKGTDVTEFAVGGMDVSLFKSAYESQKFDFLLSHAAYCRDVLKLKKGQRAVISNGRIIGPLEENEVFNQDDFLLLESIILKTSGERIKSRVEQFGIEEDRASDLVMKVDALLSSQPKGEARIEYGFADDRYSAVKIRPKEGDIYFDVVAVVDPVTRDTQKLAPFLMVLKQLVNVNLRVFMNCQSKLSDMPLKSFYRYVLEAEVAFQADGSFSPGPMAQFLDMPQSPLFTLNLNTPESWMVESVNTRYDLDNIYLEEVENMVAAEYELEHLLLEGHCFDVSSGQPPRGLQFTLGTASEPVIVDTIVMANLGYFQLKANPGAWNLKLRKGRSDEIYKIYSHDGTDSPADSDDIIVVLNNFKSRIIKVKVQKKADKINEELLSDSSAEEDDAGFWKSLTRGFTGSGKTEEAKQDKDDVINIFSVASGHLYERFLRIMMLSVLKNTETPVKFWFLKNYLSPTFKEFIPHMAKKYGFQYELVQYKWPRWLHQQTEKQRIIWGYKILFLDVLFPLAVDKILFVDADQIVRTDLKELRDFDLEGAPYGYTPFCESRREMDGYRFWKSGYWASHLSGRKYHISALYVVDLKKFRKIAAGDRLRGQYQGLSQDPNSLSNLDQDLPNNMIHQVPIKSLPQEWLWCETWCDNASKKNAKTIDLCNNPMTKEPKLQAAVRIVSEWSDYDQEVKRLQTLIQQEVTHKNPTAESSSTDIHTEL, translated from the exons ATGTTCAACTTTTTTATGG GTGCAGGCTGGACGATGTGGCTTCTGTGGATTTCGCTGCTGTCGCCGCTCGCCTCTGTTTCCGGCGGCGGGGCCGACTCCAAAGCAGTTACCACGACCCTCACAGCCAAGTGGGCCGACACACCTCTGCTGCTGGAAgccag TGAGTTCTTGGCAGAGGAGAACCAAGAGAAGTTCTGGGAATTTGTCGAGACCAATCAGAACATAGACGAGCACAATG CTGACACAGACCAGGGCTATTACAAGCTGATAGTGCAGAAAGCGGGCGCCTTTCTCAGCTCCATGCAAGTGAACATGCTAAAGTTCGCCCTGTCCCTCAGAGCCTACTCAGCCACAGTGCACTCCTTCCAGCAG ATTGCGTCCAATGAGCCTCCTCCTGCCGGGTGTTCAGCCTTTTTCAGCGTCCATGGAGAGAAGACATGCAATCCCGACACATTGGAAGCACTCCTGAAAACAGCCTCAGAAAG GCCGAAGCCTTATCTTTTCAAGGGCGACCATAAATATCCAGGATCAAAGTCAGACGCTCCTATCGTCATCCTGTACGCCGAGTTGGGGAAAGCAGATTTCCGGGAGCTTCACCAGGCCGTTGTGGACAAAGTCGGCGAAGGCCTGGCGACTTATGTGCTCCGTCATTATGTTGCT AATCCAAGCACAAAGAGGGTCTCTCTCTCTGGCTATGGGGTGGAGTTGGCCATCAAAAACCAGGAGTACAAGGCGAAGGATGACACACAAGTCCaag GGGCAGAGGTGAACGCCACAATGTTTAGGGAGAATGATCCGGTGGACGAGGTCCAGGGTTTCCTTTTTGCCCGACTCAA GACACTCTACCCAGAACTGAAAGAACAGCTGAAGGAGCTGAGGAAACATTTAGTGGAAAGCACCAATGAAATGGCGCCGCTCAAAGTATGGGAAATGCAAG ACCTCAGCTTCCAGACAGCTGCACGTATCCTGGCTGCTCCCGCTGTGGATGCCCTTAATGTTATGAAGGACCTCAGTCAGAACTTCCCCACCAAGGCCAG GTCCATCACCAAAACGGTAGTCAGCGCTGAAATCCGCAAAGAGATCGCCGAAAACCAGAAG TTCTTCAAAGGAACGCTGGGGTTGCATCCGGGGGACTCTGCCCTGTTCATCAACGGGCTGCACATCGATCTGGACTCACAGGACATCTTCAG TGTGTTTGAGGTTCTGCGCAGCGAGGCGCAGGTGATGGAGGGTCTGCGCTCGCTGCTCATCGACACGCCCTACATCCACGACATCCTCAAGCTCAACGTACAGCCGTCAGACTCCGACTATGCCGTTGACATCCGCAACCCCGCCATCAGT tggATTAACAATTTGGAGACAGACCACCGGTACAGCTCGTGGCCCTACAATGTCCAGGAGCTGCTCAGACCCACCTTCCCCGGTGTGATTAGGCAGATCCGCAAGAACTTCCACAATCTG GTGATCATTGTGGATCCGACTCAGGAGAATACTGTGGAGCTGCTAAGTGTTGCAGAGATGTTCTATTCAAACAACATCCCACTCAG gATCGGCCTAGTATTTGTGGTGTCGGATGAAGACACCATAGATGGAATGGAGGATGCGGGCGTGGCCCTGCTGCGGGCTTACAACTACATCAGCGACGAAGTGGACGGCCACAATGCTTTCGAAGCAGTCATCTCA ATGTTTAATAGCGTCCCTCTTGGTGAACGATTGACCGTCGGCAATGTGGTTAAAGTTCTGGAGAAGAGGTTCCCCTACGTGGAGATCAGCAGCGTCCTGGGAGCCGACTCCAGCTACGACAACAACAGGAAG GACGGGCGGGCATACTATGAGCAGACGGGGGTGGGCCCATTGCCGGTGGTCATGTATAACGGAATTCCGTACCAGCGCGAGCACCTGGAGCCGGACGAATTGGAGACAGTCACCATGCAGAAGATTCTTGAGACCACCTCCTTCTACCAGAGGGCCGTCTACCTG GGCGAGCTGGCGACAGATCACGACGTGGTGGATTTCATCATGAACCAGGCCAACGTCGTCCCTCGCATCAACTCCCGAGTGCTGTCCACCACCAGAACCTATCTGGACCTCTCTGACACCA ACAACCATTTCGTGGACGATTACGCTCGCTTCTCCACTCTGGACACCCGAGAGAAGAGCACGGCCGTGGCTAACAGCATCAATTACATGACCAAGAAAG CGCTGACCACCACCAATCGGCATG ATGATAGCTACATCCGGCCTGTGACTTTCTGGGTGGTGGGAGACTTTGACGTGCCTTCAGGACGCCGCCTCCTTTATGATGCCATCAGACACATG AAAACCAGCAACAACGTGCGTCTCGGCATGATCAGCAACCCGTCGGCGAAGCTGTCGGCAGAGTCGAGCAGCGTGACGCGCGCCGTCTGGGCCGCCATGCAGACGCAGTCCGCCAACAACGCCAAGaacttcatcaccaagatggccaaagaggaaacggCAGCGGCAGTGCAAAAAGGAACCGATGTCACAGAGTTCGCTGTTGGG GGGATGGACGTGTCATTGTTCAAGAGTGCATACGAGAGTCAGAAATTTGACTTCCTGCTCTCCCATGCCGCCTACTGCCGAGACGTGCTGAAACTGAAGAAGGGCCAGAGAGCCGTCATCAGCAACGGAAGA ATCATCGGGCCGCTGGAGGAGAACGAGGTGTTCAACCAGGACGACTTCCTCCTGCTGGAGAGCATCATCCTCAAGACGTCAGGCGAGCGCATCAAAAGCAGAGTGGAGCAATTTGGCATTGAGGAGGACAG GGCCAGCGACCTGGTGATGAAAGTGGACGCTCTGCTCTCGTCTCAGCCCAAAGGAGAGGCGCGCATAGAGTACGGCTTCGCTGACGACCGCTACAG TGCTGTGAAGATCCGTCCCAAGGAGGGAGATATTTACTTTGACGTCGTAGCCGTGGTGGATCCTGTGACGCGAGACACTCAGAAACTGGCTCCTTTCCTGATG GTTCTGAAGCAACTCGTCAACGTCAATCTGCGGGTCTTCATGAACTGCCAGTCCAAATTGTCTGACATGCCTCTGAAGAG TTTTTACCGCTATGTGCTGGAGGCCGAGGTGGCGTTCCAGGCGGACGGCAGCTTCTCTCCCGGCCCAATGGCGCAGTTCCTGGACATGCCTCAGTCGCCGCTCTTCACGCTGAACCTCAACACTCCGGAGAGCTGGATGGTGGAGTCCGTAAACACGCGCTACGACCTGGACAACATCTACCTGGAGGAG GTAGAGAACATGGTAGCGGCAGAGTACGAGCTGGAGCACCTCCTCCTGGAGGGTCACTGTTTTGACGTCAGCTCGGGCCAGCCGCCCCGTGGCCTGCAGTTCACGCTGGGCACTGCCTCCGAGCCCGTCATCGTAGACACCATCGTCATGGCAAACCTC GGTTATTTCCAGCTCAAGGCCAACCCAGGAGCCTGGAACCTGAAGCTGAGGAAAGGAAGATCTGATGAAATTTATAAGATTTACAG tcacGACGGTACAGATTCACCGGCAGACTCTGATGACATCATCGTGGTCCTGAACAACTTTAAGAGCCGAATCATTAAGGTCAAG GTCCAGAAGAAAGCCGACAAGATCAACGAGGAGCTGCTGAGCGACAGCAGCGCCGAGGAGGACGACGCCGGCTTCTGGAAGTCTCTAACCAG AGGCTTCACGGGCAGCGGAAAGACAGAGGAGGCCAAGCAGGATAAAGACGACGTCATCAACATCTTCTCGGTGGCCTCGGGTCACCTGTACGAGCGCTTCCTCAGGATCATGATGCTGTCGGTCCTGAAGAATACCGAGACGCCCGTGAAGTTCTGGTTCCTCAAGAATTACCTGTCGCCAACCTTCAAG GAGTTCATCCCCCACATGGCAAAGAAATACGGCTTTCAGTACGAGCTGGTGCAGTACAAGTGGCCTCGCTGGCTCCACCAGCAGACGGAGAAGCAGAGAATCATCTGGGGCTACAAAATTCTCTTCCTGGACGTCCTGTTCCCACTTGCTGTTGACAAGATCCTCTTTGTGGACGCCGACCAG ATCGTGCGTACTGACCTGAAGGAGCTGCGGGACTTTGACCTGGAGGGGGCGCCGTACGGCTACACGCCTTTCTGCGAGAGCAGACGGGAGATGGACGGATATCGCTTCTGGAAGTCTGGATACTGGGCCAGTCACCTGTCAGGACGCAAGTACCACATCAG CGCCCTCTACGTCGTGGACCTGAAGAAGTTTCGGAAGATCGCAGCAGGGGATCGACTGCGTGGTCAGTACCAGGGTCTCAGCCAGGACCCCAACAGTCTATCCAACCTGGACCAG gATCTTCCCAACAACATGATCCATCAAGTGCCCATAAAGTCTCTGCCTCAGGAGTGGTTGTGGTGTGAGACGTGGTGTGACAATGCCTCCAAGAAAAACGCCAAAACAATAGACCTG TGTAACAACCCAATGACGAAGGAGCCCAAGCTTCAGGCGGCCGTACGGATCGTGTCCGAGTGGAGCGACTACGACCAGGAAGTCAAACGCCTGCAGACGCTCATCCAACAGGAAGTTACACATAAGAACCCCACGGCAGAGTCGTCCAGCACAG ACATCCACACGGAGCTGTGA